A stretch of the Fusobacterium varium genome encodes the following:
- the hom gene encoding homoserine dehydrogenase, which yields MKIGLLGFGTVGSGVYEIVKSSPTCFFNDIEVKKILVKDEKDKIMDIITTDAEEILNDKDIDLVVEVMGGIHPAYEYIIKSLKNKKNVVTANKAVVAAYLKEFTKTAYENGVSFEYEASVCGGIPWIKSLEKAKRIDEISEVYGIFNGTSNFILDNMTKKGYEFQEILKKAQEKGYAESDPSADIDGIDIMRKLLITSSLAFECEIPEKEIDVFGIRNIKKEDIEYFNNIGYTVKLIAKGKKAENRYCAVVEPVLFKNERIEAAVPQNFNIGTICGKTIGELKFYGQGAGKLPTGNAIVQDIIDIMEAKGNLIERKFEKSLIKDSSLIIGKYYVRINDEQFAEDNSDIIEKKLEYSGNIIYITKEIDCSAMKKAAEKYLEKEIFYARFEN from the coding sequence ATGAAAATAGGATTATTAGGTTTTGGAACAGTAGGAAGTGGAGTATATGAGATAGTTAAGAGCAGTCCAACCTGTTTTTTTAATGATATAGAAGTGAAAAAGATTCTTGTAAAAGATGAAAAAGATAAAATTATGGATATAATAACTACAGATGCAGAGGAAATATTAAATGATAAAGATATTGATTTAGTAGTGGAGGTAATGGGAGGAATTCATCCTGCATATGAGTATATAATAAAATCCTTAAAAAATAAAAAAAATGTAGTAACTGCAAATAAAGCAGTAGTAGCTGCATATTTAAAGGAGTTTACCAAAACGGCTTATGAGAATGGTGTATCATTTGAATATGAAGCAAGTGTCTGTGGTGGAATTCCATGGATAAAGTCTTTAGAAAAAGCAAAAAGAATAGATGAGATAAGCGAAGTGTATGGAATATTTAATGGAACAAGTAATTTTATATTGGATAATATGACTAAAAAAGGTTATGAATTTCAGGAAATATTAAAAAAGGCACAGGAAAAAGGATATGCAGAGAGTGACCCATCAGCTGATATAGATGGAATAGATATAATGAGAAAGCTGTTGATAACTTCTAGTCTGGCTTTTGAATGTGAAATACCAGAAAAAGAAATAGATGTTTTTGGAATAAGAAATATAAAAAAAGAAGATATAGAATATTTTAATAATATTGGTTATACAGTAAAACTTATTGCAAAAGGAAAAAAAGCAGAAAATAGATATTGTGCTGTAGTAGAGCCAGTACTTTTTAAAAATGAAAGAATAGAAGCAGCAGTACCACAAAATTTTAATATAGGAACTATTTGTGGAAAAACTATAGGAGAATTAAAATTTTATGGACAGGGAGCAGGTAAACTGCCAACTGGAAATGCAATAGTACAGGATATAATTGATATTATGGAAGCTAAAGGAAATTTAATTGAAAGAAAATTTGAGAAAAGTTTAATAAAGGACAGTTCTCTAATAATAGGGAAATACTATGTAAGAATTAATGATGAACAATTTGCAGAAGATAATTCTGATATTATTGAAAAAAAATTAGAATATTCAGGAAATATTATTTATATAACTAAAGAGATAGACTGCAGTGCTATGAAAAAAGCAGCAGAAAAATATCTGGAAAAAGAAATATTTTATGCTAGATTTGAGAACTAG
- the thrB gene encoding homoserine kinase: MITVKVPATTANIGPGFDTLGLAFKLYSYFTFKRIEYGLRIVGCEEKYQNDSNLVYTSFKKTLEILNYPVTGIEISIKSDIPVSRGLGSSAACIVGGVMGANIIAGNPLSKDEIFKICNDIEGHPDNIAPALFGGLTASLVEDGIPYTVQYNISENLYFCALVPDFRLSTVEARKVLPSEIPYQDAIYNVSRIAVLLKALENGDEILIKKALSDKLHEKYRNVLINEYEEVKEICEKNGNTALFISGSGPTLMNIAKTKDFQWKIEYEIKNLKNSWIIRTLDIDMKGAVVL, translated from the coding sequence ATGATTACTGTAAAAGTCCCTGCAACTACAGCAAATATTGGCCCTGGTTTTGATACTTTGGGACTTGCTTTTAAACTTTATTCATATTTTACTTTTAAAAGAATTGAATATGGTTTAAGAATTGTTGGTTGTGAAGAAAAATATCAAAATGATTCTAATTTAGTATATACATCATTTAAGAAAACTTTAGAAATTCTAAATTATCCTGTCACAGGTATAGAAATAAGTATAAAAAGTGATATTCCTGTATCCAGAGGGCTGGGAAGCAGTGCTGCCTGTATTGTTGGGGGAGTAATGGGGGCAAATATTATTGCTGGAAATCCATTATCTAAGGATGAAATATTTAAAATATGCAATGATATTGAAGGGCATCCTGATAATATAGCCCCAGCTCTTTTTGGAGGCCTTACAGCTTCTTTAGTGGAAGATGGTATTCCATATACTGTTCAATATAATATTAGTGAAAATCTTTATTTCTGCGCATTAGTACCAGATTTTAGATTGTCTACAGTGGAAGCAAGAAAAGTTCTTCCATCTGAAATACCATATCAAGATGCAATATACAATGTATCAAGAATTGCTGTTTTATTAAAAGCTCTTGAAAATGGTGATGAAATTCTTATAAAAAAAGCTCTCTCTGACAAACTTCATGAAAAATACAGAAATGTTCTTATCAATGAATATGAAGAAGTAAAAGAAATTTGTGAAAAAAATGGAAATACAGCTCTTTTTATCAGTGGATCAGGGCCAACATTGATGAATATTGCAAAAACTAAAGATTTTCAGTGGAAGATAGAATATGAGATAAAAAATCTAAAAAACAGCTGGATTATCAGAACTTTAGATATAGATATGAAAGGAGCAGTTGTTTTATAG
- the yclM gene encoding aspartate kinase, whose protein sequence is MIKVAKFGGSSLADAEQFKKVKNIIENDENRRIVVVSAAGKRFKEDNKITDLLYLCYAHIKYSVSYESMFSIIENRYLEIRDELGLKCNLESEFRIIKSRMKKGMNRDYLVSRGEYLAGMLMAEYLGYDFIDAENVIFFDYNGKVDTEKTREAMEKAVERSPKGVIPGFYGTLPNGEIKLFSRGGSDITGAIVSDCIKAAIYENWTDVSGILMADPNVVKDPKRIEIITYSELRELSYMGANVLHTDAVAPVKKANIPINIRNTNAPENPGTIIVDENNELLKNAKNYFITGIAGKKDFSVISIYKDHMSGEVGAIRKALEIFEKYKVSIEHIPTGIDTFSIVAATENIKKYLYEIVADLKRECEPSEVKVIDNISLIATVGRNMADRPGMSGKLFAAIGNSGVNIRMISQGSDEINIIVGVENEDFEKAINVIYNNFVI, encoded by the coding sequence ATGATAAAAGTAGCAAAATTTGGAGGATCATCACTAGCTGATGCAGAACAGTTTAAAAAAGTAAAAAATATAATAGAAAATGATGAAAACAGAAGGATTGTAGTAGTGTCAGCTGCTGGAAAAAGATTTAAAGAAGATAATAAAATAACTGATTTATTATATCTTTGTTATGCTCATATAAAATATTCTGTTTCATATGAAAGTATGTTTTCTATTATAGAAAACAGATATTTAGAAATAAGAGATGAATTAGGATTGAAATGTAATCTTGAGAGCGAATTCAGAATAATAAAAAGCAGGATGAAAAAAGGAATGAACAGAGATTATTTAGTGAGCAGAGGAGAATATCTTGCTGGAATGTTAATGGCGGAATATTTAGGATATGATTTTATAGATGCTGAAAATGTAATATTTTTTGATTATAATGGAAAAGTAGATACTGAAAAAACAAGAGAAGCGATGGAAAAAGCAGTAGAAAGAAGTCCTAAGGGAGTTATTCCGGGATTTTATGGTACATTACCAAATGGAGAAATAAAACTTTTTTCCAGAGGAGGTTCAGATATAACAGGAGCTATAGTTTCAGATTGCATAAAAGCTGCTATTTATGAGAACTGGACTGATGTATCTGGAATACTAATGGCAGACCCAAATGTAGTTAAAGATCCTAAGAGAATAGAAATAATAACATATAGTGAATTGAGAGAGCTTTCATATATGGGAGCTAATGTACTTCATACTGATGCAGTAGCACCAGTAAAAAAAGCTAATATTCCTATCAATATCAGAAATACAAATGCTCCAGAAAATCCTGGAACTATAATAGTTGATGAAAATAATGAGTTATTGAAAAATGCCAAAAATTATTTTATAACTGGAATAGCAGGAAAAAAAGATTTTTCTGTTATATCAATATATAAAGATCATATGTCAGGAGAAGTAGGAGCTATAAGAAAAGCTTTAGAGATATTTGAAAAGTATAAAGTAAGTATAGAACATATTCCTACTGGGATAGATACATTTTCTATAGTAGCAGCCACTGAGAATATAAAAAAATATCTTTATGAAATAGTGGCAGATCTCAAAAGGGAATGTGAACCCTCTGAAGTAAAAGTAATAGATAATATAAGTCTTATAGCTACTGTAGGAAGAAATATGGCTGACAGACCTGGAATGTCTGGAAAGCTTTTTGCTGCCATAGGAAACAGTGGAGTAAATATCAGAATGATATCTCAAGGGTCAGATGAGATAAATATTATAGTTGGAGTTGAAAATGAAGATTTTGAAAAAGCAATAAATGTTATATATAATAATTTTGTTATTTAA
- the thrC gene encoding threonine synthase, producing the protein MNSKFESTREQNIACSASQAVIKGIASDGGLFVRRDMENLKINISELKGKKYTEIAEIILSKILDDYPEKSIKYCVESAYDKKFSSNDITPLVKVGNDYILELFHGPTSAFKDVALSVLPYLSTEALKLNKIKEKILILTATSGDTGKAALEGFKNIEGIKILVFFPNDGVSKVQEKQMISQDGNNTYVYAINGNFDDAQSEVKKIFTDEEVKKKLKNKNYSLSSANSINIGRLVPQIVYYFYSYMKLAESNEISLGEKVNFTVPTGNFGDILAGYYAELMGLPVNKLICASNENNVLYDFIQTGTYDRNRPFYKTLSPSMDILISSNLERLIYHLSGNDNKYIKSLMDELKSDGKYTVTQEIKSCIDNLFYAGYTNDLQTSETIKNVYNEYNYLLDTHTAVAYNVMKEFKEKDSNHKNIVLATASPYKFSKAVYESLFGENNSDEFKIMELLSEKTGVPIPENLKNLKNKKDIHTSIINKEDMKNCFEVIL; encoded by the coding sequence ATGAACAGCAAATTTGAAAGTACAAGAGAACAAAATATAGCATGCTCAGCTTCACAAGCTGTAATAAAAGGAATAGCAAGTGATGGAGGACTTTTTGTAAGAAGAGATATGGAAAATCTAAAGATAAATATTTCTGAATTAAAAGGTAAAAAATATACTGAGATAGCTGAAATAATTCTTTCTAAAATATTAGATGACTATCCAGAAAAAAGTATAAAATATTGTGTAGAAAGTGCTTATGATAAAAAATTTAGTTCTAATGATATAACCCCCTTAGTTAAGGTTGGAAATGACTATATATTAGAGCTATTTCATGGGCCTACTTCTGCTTTTAAAGATGTGGCTCTGTCTGTACTTCCATACCTTTCTACTGAGGCATTAAAACTAAATAAAATAAAAGAAAAAATTCTCATATTAACAGCAACTTCCGGGGATACTGGAAAAGCTGCTTTAGAAGGCTTCAAAAATATTGAGGGAATAAAAATACTGGTCTTTTTTCCAAATGATGGTGTCAGCAAAGTGCAGGAAAAGCAAATGATATCACAAGATGGAAATAATACATATGTTTATGCTATAAATGGTAATTTTGATGATGCACAAAGTGAAGTTAAGAAAATATTTACAGATGAGGAAGTAAAGAAAAAGCTAAAAAATAAAAATTATTCTCTTTCTTCTGCCAATTCTATAAATATAGGAAGATTGGTTCCTCAGATAGTTTATTATTTTTATTCATATATGAAATTAGCTGAAAGCAATGAAATTAGTTTAGGAGAAAAAGTTAATTTTACTGTTCCTACTGGAAATTTTGGTGATATTCTTGCTGGGTATTACGCAGAACTTATGGGACTCCCTGTAAATAAATTAATATGTGCTTCTAATGAAAACAATGTTTTGTATGATTTTATTCAAACTGGAACATATGATAGAAATCGTCCATTCTATAAAACATTATCTCCATCTATGGATATATTAATATCCAGTAATTTGGAAAGACTTATATATCATTTAAGTGGAAATGATAATAAATATATAAAATCACTTATGGATGAATTAAAATCTGATGGGAAGTATACTGTAACTCAAGAAATAAAAAGCTGTATAGATAATCTATTTTATGCTGGATATACTAATGATTTACAAACAAGTGAAACAATTAAAAATGTCTATAATGAATATAATTATCTTTTAGATACACATACTGCTGTAGCATACAATGTCATGAAAGAGTTTAAGGAAAAAGATTCTAACCATAAAAATATAGTTCTAGCTACAGCCAGTCCATATAAATTCAGCAAAGCTGTTTATGAATCTCTCTTTGGAGAAAATAATTCTGATGAATTTAAAATTATGGAATTGTTAAGTGAAAAAACAGGAGTTCCTATCCCTGAAAATCTTAAAAATTTAAAAAATAAAAAAGATATACATACTTCAATTATAAATAAAGAAGATATGAAAAACTGTTTTGAGGTGATATTATGA
- the asd gene encoding aspartate-semialdehyde dehydrogenase, producing MRKYNIGILGATGAVGKEMLKVLEERNFPVENIRLFASSRSAGKKVFFKGKEYEIEEAKKGIYEGIDILLGAVENEQAKEFIPTAIENGAIVIDNSSAYRMADDVPLIVPEVNPEAVEVHKGLIANPNCATIIGLVAVNELNKYSKIERMIVSTYQAVSGAGSGGITELDAEIKAIAEGKDFTMETFPYQIAYNLIPQIGGFDEKGYSSEEMKFQNEGRKILNNPKLKVNCTCIRVPVYRSHSESITIEFKDRIDAEKAREILRKADGVKLVDDPQNKKYPMPLDTSDQDLVYVGRIREDISNDEGKGLTLWCCGDQVRKGAATNAVQIAELLIKKEIK from the coding sequence ATGAGAAAATATAATATAGGAATACTCGGAGCTACTGGAGCAGTAGGTAAGGAAATGTTGAAAGTATTGGAAGAAAGAAATTTTCCAGTAGAAAATATAAGACTTTTTGCCAGCAGCAGAAGTGCTGGGAAAAAAGTATTTTTTAAAGGAAAAGAATATGAAATAGAAGAGGCTAAAAAAGGAATTTATGAAGGAATAGATATATTATTAGGAGCAGTGGAAAATGAACAGGCTAAGGAATTCATTCCAACTGCAATAGAAAATGGTGCAATAGTGATAGACAACAGCAGTGCTTATAGAATGGCAGATGATGTACCTCTTATAGTACCAGAAGTAAATCCAGAGGCTGTAGAAGTCCATAAGGGACTTATTGCAAATCCAAATTGTGCAACTATAATAGGACTGGTAGCAGTAAATGAACTTAATAAATATTCTAAAATAGAAAGAATGATAGTATCTACTTATCAAGCTGTATCAGGTGCTGGAAGTGGGGGTATAACTGAACTGGATGCAGAAATAAAAGCTATAGCAGAGGGAAAGGATTTTACTATGGAAACATTTCCTTATCAAATAGCTTATAATTTAATACCACAGATAGGTGGATTTGATGAAAAAGGGTACAGTTCAGAAGAAATGAAATTTCAGAATGAAGGAAGAAAAATATTAAATAATCCCAAGTTAAAAGTTAACTGTACATGTATTAGGGTTCCAGTGTATCGAAGTCATTCTGAATCTATAACTATTGAATTTAAAGATAGAATAGATGCAGAAAAAGCAAGAGAAATATTAAGGAAGGCAGATGGAGTAAAATTAGTAGATGATCCTCAAAATAAAAAATATCCTATGCCTTTAGATACAAGTGATCAAGACCTGGTATATGTTGGAAGAATAAGAGAGGATATAAGTAATGATGAAGGAAAAGGATTAACACTTTGGTGCTGTGGGGATCAGGTACGTAAAGGAGCAGCAACTAATGCTGTTCAAATTGCAG